The following proteins are encoded in a genomic region of Terriglobales bacterium:
- a CDS encoding YtxH domain-containing protein, which produces MRTFVGGLAIGWLVGLAIAPAKGDETRRRLRSEAEEWKRRAREQAERLKDGFQEAFNEVRNTSRDMPELQSSRRAPRGEQPENNDNQEWEAHGSPLSLLNHGSREQLMAIKGIGPVLATRIIEGRPYESEDQVLENKELPPSVFELAKAEWSRRRAG; this is translated from the coding sequence ATGAGAACATTTGTTGGTGGATTGGCAATCGGCTGGCTGGTGGGACTGGCCATCGCACCGGCAAAGGGCGATGAGACGAGGCGGAGGTTGCGGTCCGAGGCTGAAGAGTGGAAGCGCAGAGCGAGAGAGCAAGCGGAACGATTGAAAGACGGCTTCCAAGAGGCGTTTAATGAAGTGCGCAACACCTCCCGCGACATGCCGGAATTGCAGAGTTCCCGAAGAGCGCCAAGGGGCGAGCAACCTGAGAATAACGATAACCAGGAGTGGGAGGCGCACGGCAGTCCATTGTCGTTGTTGAATCACGGCAGCCGCGAGCAACTCATGGCCATTAAGGGTATTGGGCCGGTGCTCGCGACCAGAATCATTGAGGGTCGGCCGTATGAGTCTGAGGACCAGGTACTAGAGAATAAGGAGCTGCCGCCATCCGTGTTTGAGTTGGCGAAGGCCGAGTGGTCGAGGCGAAGGGCAGGATGA
- a CDS encoding response regulator translates to MSDVRVRGNSRKKLLLCIDDHAEVLELLREFLEVSGFSVLTAVNGRQGLKALEKNPVDAVLVDYDMPGMKGDAVAAQIQKTQPDVPILIFSGYAADLPARIHSVADGVFMKGEKATALLAAIRRLFRTPRKRPAVRASREAVRRRRAS, encoded by the coding sequence ATGAGCGACGTCCGGGTGAGAGGAAACAGCCGCAAAAAGCTCCTGTTGTGTATTGACGACCACGCCGAGGTGCTCGAACTTCTGCGGGAGTTTCTGGAAGTCTCCGGCTTCTCAGTCTTGACGGCAGTCAACGGCCGGCAGGGCTTGAAGGCACTTGAGAAGAATCCAGTTGATGCGGTGCTGGTGGACTACGACATGCCGGGCATGAAGGGCGATGCCGTGGCCGCGCAAATACAAAAGACCCAACCCGACGTTCCTATCCTCATTTTTTCAGGGTATGCGGCTGACCTGCCGGCCAGGATTCATTCCGTGGCCGATGGCGTATTCATGAAGGGGGAAAAGGCCACGGCTTTGCTTGCGGCTATCCGTCGCCTGTTCCGGACCCCAAGAAAGAGACCCGCGGTGCGCGCCAGCAGGGAAGCGGTTCGCAGGCGAAGAGCGAGCTAG
- a CDS encoding OmpA family protein encodes MAATSAAPKAVSRVTKAVHYRQQGGSVKVAFHGTELLSQASGEAEVKGKKTRIEIEAKLTSLEDATKFGLEYLTYVLWAVSPQGRPVNLGEVILDHGNAHLKAFTDMQTFGMIVTAEPYFAVSQPGNMVVMESSAPAGMAAGQDIDANYELVARGTYSSTNTRIENAIFGIDSRTPLALFEARNALRIAHNALADKYAAAIIGKADQQLKHAEDTYRQHQNRSVVEAAAREAVQTAEEARVMAVKQKAEEEAHAEAAAREAKARADAASEARQRAEADAARAQAEAAKADAIRAKQEAMQAAQEATRQRQAAEQAKAEALAQQQALAVEAEKARRAAQESEQLRQQAERDKQELRARLLQQLNNILATRDSARGLIANMSDVLFRSGSFELLPGARERLAKVSGIVLAYPSLHLEVEGHTDSIGTDAYNLQLSERRAEAVRDYLVQQGISNDTIVARGLGKSAPVATNDTSEGRQQNRRVELVLSGEAIGSGDKNQSASSSTDSQQ; translated from the coding sequence GTGGCTGCCACCTCCGCAGCCCCGAAAGCGGTCTCGCGTGTCACCAAGGCTGTGCACTACCGCCAGCAGGGCGGCAGCGTGAAGGTCGCTTTCCATGGAACCGAATTGCTGTCACAGGCCTCCGGCGAAGCCGAGGTCAAAGGCAAGAAAACTCGCATTGAGATTGAAGCCAAACTCACTTCCCTGGAAGACGCCACCAAGTTCGGCCTTGAATATCTGACGTACGTATTATGGGCAGTTTCGCCGCAGGGGCGTCCAGTGAACCTGGGAGAAGTGATTCTCGATCACGGCAACGCCCACCTGAAGGCATTTACTGACATGCAGACCTTCGGCATGATCGTGACCGCCGAGCCCTATTTTGCCGTCTCGCAACCCGGCAACATGGTCGTTATGGAAAGCTCGGCTCCGGCTGGCATGGCTGCCGGCCAGGACATTGACGCCAACTACGAGCTCGTAGCCCGCGGCACTTACTCCTCCACCAACACTCGCATTGAAAACGCAATTTTCGGAATTGACAGCAGGACGCCACTGGCCCTCTTCGAAGCCCGCAACGCGCTGCGAATTGCTCACAACGCTTTGGCGGACAAGTATGCCGCCGCCATTATCGGCAAAGCTGACCAGCAACTGAAGCACGCCGAGGACACGTACCGTCAACATCAGAACCGCAGCGTTGTAGAAGCAGCAGCACGCGAAGCTGTGCAAACTGCCGAGGAAGCGCGCGTCATGGCGGTCAAGCAGAAGGCCGAAGAAGAAGCTCACGCCGAAGCTGCTGCTCGTGAAGCCAAAGCCCGCGCCGATGCCGCATCCGAAGCACGGCAGCGAGCCGAAGCCGATGCTGCTCGCGCTCAGGCGGAGGCCGCCAAGGCGGATGCCATACGCGCCAAACAGGAAGCGATGCAGGCCGCCCAGGAAGCAACCCGTCAGCGCCAGGCAGCCGAACAAGCCAAAGCCGAAGCGCTAGCTCAACAACAAGCCCTGGCCGTTGAGGCGGAAAAAGCCCGCCGTGCTGCGCAGGAGTCAGAACAACTTCGCCAGCAGGCAGAGAGAGACAAGCAGGAGCTGCGCGCCCGGCTGCTGCAGCAACTCAATAACATTCTCGCCACCCGCGACAGCGCGCGCGGCTTGATCGCCAACATGTCTGATGTGCTGTTCAGGAGCGGCAGCTTCGAACTTCTGCCCGGCGCCCGCGAGCGCCTGGCCAAGGTTTCCGGAATCGTGCTCGCCTATCCCAGCCTGCACCTGGAGGTCGAAGGCCATACCGATAGCATTGGCACCGACGCTTACAATCTGCAGCTTTCTGAGCGCCGTGCTGAAGCTGTACGCGATTACCTGGTTCAGCAGGGGATCTCAAACGACACCATCGTGGCCCGCGGTTTGGGAAAAAGCGCGCCGGTGGCAACCAACGACACTTCTGAAGGCCGGCAGCAAAATCGCCGAGTGGAACTGGTGCTCTCTGGCGAGGCCATCGGCAGCGGTGACAAAAATCAGTCTGCCTCTAGCTCCACTGACTCGCAGCAATAG
- a CDS encoding response regulator, giving the protein MPDKSPRTRTRLLLVDDEPGILQTLPRILEQESFEVTAVASVPEALDEIKLRPYGVLISDLNIGEPGDGFIVVSAMRRMQPSCINFILTGYPAFETALQAIRAQVDDYLVKPADVATLINNIKQKLARPVPHRPLPRKQIAEILLENIDPIIADTLRSMKENPLLAAIPISDRGRVDHMPKLLKQLSTQLQTHRNQLPQKVSESAAEHGRVRREQGYTAALLVEDLRCVEQVLYSVIQDNLLVLDISNLMPDLKRLNYALDSQLQASLQAYLESKNAA; this is encoded by the coding sequence GTGCCCGATAAGAGCCCTCGGACACGCACTCGCTTGTTGTTGGTGGATGACGAGCCCGGCATTCTCCAGACCCTCCCCCGTATTTTGGAACAGGAAAGCTTCGAAGTCACCGCCGTTGCCTCCGTTCCGGAAGCGCTTGACGAAATCAAATTGCGCCCTTATGGGGTTCTCATCTCAGACTTAAACATCGGCGAGCCTGGAGACGGCTTCATTGTGGTCAGCGCCATGCGCCGCATGCAGCCCTCGTGTATAAATTTCATCCTTACCGGGTATCCCGCATTTGAAACCGCATTGCAAGCCATTCGCGCCCAGGTCGACGACTATCTGGTTAAACCTGCTGATGTCGCCACCCTGATTAATAACATTAAGCAGAAACTCGCCCGGCCAGTTCCGCACCGCCCGCTTCCCCGCAAGCAGATTGCTGAAATCCTGCTGGAGAACATTGACCCGATCATCGCCGATACCCTGCGCAGCATGAAGGAGAATCCATTACTTGCCGCAATTCCCATCTCTGACCGGGGTCGCGTGGATCACATGCCCAAGCTCCTCAAGCAGCTTTCTACACAATTGCAAACTCACCGCAATCAGCTTCCCCAGAAAGTTAGCGAATCTGCTGCCGAACACGGAAGAGTGCGCCGCGAGCAGGGTTACACTGCGGCACTTCTGGTGGAGGATCTGCGCTGTGTCGAGCAGGTACTCTACAGTGTCATCCAGGACAATCTGCTCGTGCTCGATATCAGCAACTTAATGCCGGATTTGAAGCGGTTGAACTACGCGCTTGACTCACAGCTGCAAGCCTCGCTCCAGGCCTACTTGGAATCGAAGAACGCAGCCTGA
- a CDS encoding PilZ domain-containing protein, translating to MSSKVKSAKNDLQHPRYSLAANVELQPPDASAAVSATLRNISLSGCYLQGPTAIPENTRLRILLNTADLRADLWGVVRRRDADGIGIQFTNGVTVEDWKHLEHLVAALRSIGAQTRF from the coding sequence ATGTCCAGCAAGGTCAAATCCGCCAAGAACGACCTTCAACATCCCCGCTATTCTCTTGCAGCGAACGTGGAGTTGCAGCCTCCCGACGCCAGCGCCGCAGTGTCGGCAACCCTACGCAACATAAGTTTGAGCGGCTGCTACCTGCAGGGTCCAACCGCCATCCCAGAGAACACACGACTTCGAATCCTCCTCAATACCGCCGACTTGCGTGCCGATCTTTGGGGAGTGGTACGGCGGCGTGACGCCGACGGGATAGGCATTCAATTTACCAACGGGGTCACCGTCGAGGATTGGAAACATCTGGAACACCTGGTCGCCGCGTTGCGTTCCATCGGCGCTCAAACACGCTTCTAA
- a CDS encoding MarR family transcriptional regulator encodes MHDLELSEYRTLAEFRYQLACFLRRRAEAGRAVGIEPTQYQLMLAIKGLPSGQQPTITAIAQRLQIAHHTAIAIIAKLEFRGLLHRQRDANDRRVVLVSLTPRGERTLERLVIYSFKELRSEGPALLRSLTSVLR; translated from the coding sequence ATGCACGACCTCGAGCTTTCCGAATACCGGACGCTGGCCGAATTTCGCTATCAGCTTGCCTGCTTTTTGCGGCGCCGCGCCGAAGCCGGCCGCGCCGTGGGCATCGAACCCACGCAATACCAGTTGATGCTCGCCATTAAAGGGCTACCCTCGGGGCAGCAGCCTACCATCACAGCTATTGCGCAGCGCCTCCAGATTGCCCACCATACCGCCATCGCCATCATCGCGAAGTTAGAGTTCCGCGGCCTGTTGCACCGGCAGCGCGACGCCAACGATCGCCGGGTTGTTCTCGTGAGCCTTACGCCCCGCGGCGAAAGGACCCTCGAGAGATTGGTTATATACAGTTTTAAGGAGTTGCGATCTGAAGGCCCAGCCCTGCTGCGTTCACTGACCAGCGTCTTGCGTTAA
- a CDS encoding glycosyltransferase family 39 protein — translation MDSSERVIFSPSYFARHRQIAILIYIALATIICHLLTGGRYGFHRDELATLDDARHLAWGYVAYPPVTPFFGRLALILFGTSLRGFRFFAALAEAIAVVLTGLIARELGGGRKAQLMAAAAAVPFCLAGGALMQYVSFDYLWWVLTAFFVVRLLRSEEPKWWIAIGSAIGIGMLTKYTMGFFALGVAAGVLLTDARRQLRSKTLWLGVVVAVLIFLPNVLWQWQHRFISLAFLRHIHERDVRIGRTTNFLPDQLELTLFAFPLAIAGLCFYFSPKRRRFRALGWMYVVPLVLFVLAKGRAYYLAAAYPMLYAAGAVWFEQSLNSIRWRPMVEAVAWIALAADIVITAAVALPMAPPGSRWWAMATRFDGDLVEEIGWPELVQEVARIRDSLPREDRRRLGVLAANYGEAGAINLYGPAYELPTAISGINSFWQRGYGNPPPETLIVLGLSRQFVEKNFESCRLAGQVSNPYNVKNEESGDHPDIFFCRGLVRSWPEFWKDFQYFG, via the coding sequence ATGGACAGCTCTGAACGAGTGATCTTCTCGCCTAGTTATTTCGCAAGACACCGGCAAATCGCGATTCTCATTTACATTGCGCTGGCCACCATTATCTGTCACTTACTCACGGGCGGTCGCTACGGTTTTCACCGTGACGAATTGGCCACGCTGGACGATGCGCGTCACCTGGCTTGGGGCTACGTTGCCTACCCACCCGTCACCCCTTTCTTTGGTCGTTTAGCGCTGATCCTGTTTGGGACATCCTTGCGAGGATTTCGATTCTTTGCCGCTTTGGCGGAGGCGATTGCGGTAGTGCTCACCGGCCTGATAGCCCGCGAGCTTGGCGGAGGGCGCAAAGCGCAGCTAATGGCGGCGGCAGCGGCGGTGCCGTTTTGTCTGGCGGGCGGTGCTTTGATGCAGTACGTGTCTTTCGATTATCTCTGGTGGGTACTAACGGCGTTCTTTGTTGTCCGATTGCTTAGGTCGGAGGAGCCTAAATGGTGGATCGCGATTGGGTCCGCGATCGGCATCGGAATGTTGACTAAATACACTATGGGATTCTTTGCGCTGGGGGTGGCGGCCGGTGTTCTTCTGACCGATGCACGACGTCAGCTCAGGAGCAAAACGCTGTGGCTGGGTGTGGTGGTAGCGGTGCTTATTTTCCTTCCTAATGTTCTCTGGCAGTGGCAGCACCGATTTATTTCACTCGCTTTCCTGCGGCACATCCACGAACGGGATGTGCGTATTGGGCGGACCACAAACTTCCTTCCCGACCAGCTGGAACTCACGCTGTTTGCTTTTCCCCTTGCGATTGCGGGACTGTGTTTTTATTTCTCACCCAAGCGCCGACGGTTTCGCGCACTGGGGTGGATGTACGTCGTACCGCTCGTGTTATTTGTGCTCGCCAAGGGACGCGCGTACTACCTGGCGGCAGCCTATCCCATGCTGTATGCGGCGGGGGCGGTCTGGTTCGAGCAGTCGCTCAATTCGATCCGGTGGAGACCGATGGTTGAAGCAGTGGCTTGGATCGCGCTCGCTGCGGATATCGTAATCACGGCCGCGGTCGCTCTGCCCATGGCGCCGCCCGGAAGCCGCTGGTGGGCCATGGCTACTCGATTTGATGGTGATCTGGTTGAGGAAATCGGATGGCCGGAGTTGGTACAAGAGGTGGCGAGAATTCGTGACTCACTACCGCGGGAGGATCGCCGGCGGCTTGGGGTGCTTGCGGCCAATTATGGAGAGGCCGGGGCGATTAATCTTTATGGTCCCGCTTACGAACTGCCAACGGCAATCAGCGGCATCAATTCATTTTGGCAACGCGGCTATGGGAACCCTCCGCCGGAGACTCTGATCGTTCTTGGGCTTTCGAGACAGTTCGTAGAAAAGAATTTCGAGAGTTGCAGGTTGGCTGGTCAGGTTTCCAATCCTTACAACGTGAAGAACGAGGAGAGTGGCGATCATCCTGATATCTTTTTCTGCCGGGGCCTGGTACGGAGTTGGCCAGAGTTCTGGAAAGATTTTCAGTACTTTGGTTGA
- a CDS encoding response regulator — protein MALILCVDDNADGLAVRKVFLEAFGYQTLIATSGLAAIKLAEQHAIDVVLLDYEMPGMDGEEVAVILKNRWPTVPIIVLTGSCKRIPGCLVKLANKCIDKSESPSVLLSELQQFSKPKAQPRT, from the coding sequence GTGGCCCTCATACTGTGCGTGGATGATAACGCGGACGGCCTTGCCGTACGGAAGGTGTTTCTGGAGGCCTTCGGCTACCAAACCCTGATAGCTACGAGCGGCCTGGCTGCAATCAAGCTGGCAGAGCAGCACGCCATTGACGTAGTCCTGCTCGACTACGAAATGCCCGGAATGGACGGCGAAGAAGTGGCCGTTATCCTCAAGAATCGGTGGCCCACAGTTCCGATCATCGTGCTCACAGGTTCTTGTAAACGTATTCCTGGCTGCTTAGTTAAGCTCGCAAACAAATGTATCGATAAGAGCGAGTCGCCAAGCGTTCTGTTAAGCGAACTGCAACAATTCAGCAAGCCCAAAGCTCAACCACGTACTTGA
- a CDS encoding rhomboid family intramembrane serine protease: MIPLRDDAPRFSTPWMNYFLIALNTAIFLAMWAGVPAPAQVVVNVFGFVPLKITALLEGAHAIDLGGALVPVNAQSAIIPIFTSMFLHASWLHLIGNMWGLWIFGDNVEDHLGHFAYILFYLLCGIGAAVTHTLLNLTSAVPSVGASGAIAGVMGAYFVLYPRARVLTLVPLIFFFTFWWLPAWVVLGYWFLLNFFSGAATSVAVSSQTSAGIGGVAFWAHVGGFITGMLLVKLFPVRQQRSRYAAW, translated from the coding sequence ATGATTCCACTTCGCGACGACGCGCCTCGCTTCAGCACTCCCTGGATGAATTATTTCCTCATCGCGCTGAACACCGCCATTTTTTTGGCGATGTGGGCTGGCGTTCCCGCACCCGCGCAGGTGGTAGTTAACGTTTTCGGATTCGTTCCCCTCAAGATCACGGCTCTGCTCGAGGGCGCGCATGCCATTGACCTGGGTGGCGCGCTGGTCCCGGTCAACGCGCAGTCCGCTATTATTCCCATCTTCACTTCCATGTTTCTGCACGCCTCCTGGCTTCATCTGATCGGCAACATGTGGGGGCTGTGGATCTTCGGCGACAACGTCGAAGACCATCTGGGACACTTCGCCTACATCCTCTTCTATCTGCTCTGCGGAATCGGCGCCGCCGTTACCCACACACTTTTGAACTTGACCTCCGCCGTGCCCAGCGTCGGCGCCAGCGGGGCCATCGCCGGCGTGATGGGGGCCTACTTCGTGCTCTATCCGCGGGCGCGCGTGCTTACCCTGGTGCCGCTGATTTTCTTTTTTACCTTTTGGTGGCTGCCGGCGTGGGTGGTATTGGGCTATTGGTTCCTTCTAAATTTCTTCAGCGGGGCCGCCACCTCGGTCGCAGTTTCCAGCCAGACTAGCGCCGGCATAGGCGGCGTCGCCTTCTGGGCCCACGTCGGCGGATTCATTACCGGGATGCTGCTGGTCAAACTCTTCCCTGTCCGCCAGCAGCGCTCGCGCTATGCCGCCTGGTAA
- the truB gene encoding tRNA pseudouridine(55) synthase TruB, whose translation MANSGATMNGVLVVDKPQGMTSHDVVNRVRRLLAERSVGHLGTLDPLATGVLPLVIGRMTRLAQFYMGSEKTYEGSIRFGFATDTYDADGEMVGAEKIVKVTLEELQELAGKYRGRIQQMPPPFSAKKIKGVPAYKLARKQQEVELKPIEVEVKEFELLKWEAKCAEFRARVASGTYMRSVAHEMGEQLGCGAHLASLRRTALGEFGIAEAHTLEELESAAEKREAEELFVHPRKLLPEMPSVTANEEMMAKIRVGRPVNLPELSRARQVKVFAGQNDLIAIATRVAGTLFHPKIVLAAQTESERVQAR comes from the coding sequence GTGGCGAATTCTGGCGCAACTATGAATGGCGTGCTGGTTGTGGACAAGCCGCAAGGCATGACGTCGCATGACGTCGTCAATCGTGTGCGGCGGCTGCTGGCTGAGCGCTCGGTGGGGCACTTGGGCACGCTCGATCCGCTGGCGACGGGTGTGCTGCCGCTGGTGATTGGGCGCATGACGCGGCTGGCGCAGTTCTATATGGGCTCGGAGAAGACATACGAGGGGAGTATCCGTTTTGGCTTTGCCACCGATACGTACGATGCCGATGGCGAGATGGTGGGAGCCGAAAAGATAGTTAAAGTAACGCTTGAAGAGTTGCAGGAGTTGGCAGGGAAGTACCGGGGTCGTATCCAGCAGATGCCGCCGCCGTTCTCGGCCAAGAAGATTAAGGGAGTCCCGGCTTACAAGTTGGCGCGAAAACAGCAGGAGGTGGAGCTGAAGCCCATCGAGGTGGAGGTCAAGGAATTCGAGCTGCTGAAGTGGGAGGCCAAGTGCGCTGAGTTCCGGGCGCGTGTGGCGTCAGGTACATATATGAGGTCGGTGGCGCACGAGATGGGAGAACAACTAGGTTGCGGGGCGCATCTGGCGTCGCTGCGGCGGACGGCGTTGGGCGAGTTCGGGATTGCGGAGGCGCACACGCTGGAGGAGCTGGAAAGCGCCGCCGAAAAGAGGGAAGCCGAGGAGCTGTTCGTTCATCCGCGGAAGCTGCTGCCGGAGATGCCGAGCGTCACGGCTAATGAGGAGATGATGGCGAAGATCCGAGTGGGGCGGCCGGTGAATCTGCCAGAGCTCTCGCGGGCACGCCAGGTGAAGGTGTTTGCGGGACAGAACGATTTGATCGCCATTGCGACGCGGGTGGCGGGGACGTTGTTTCATCCGAAAATCGTGCTGGCTGCGCAGACCGAGTCGGAGAGAGTGCAAGCGAGGTAG